Part of the Pseudomonas sp. ADAK13 genome is shown below.
CGCGTCCACTTCACCCGAGACCAGCAGCGACACCGCGTCACCCGACGAGGCGGCGAACACCCGGCACTGATCACGGTACGGCTTGAGTTTTTCGAAGGCATCGTTGAATTCGGCGCGGGTCAGGTTGGGGTACTTGTCGCCGTAGCCGGCGATGGTCGCGATCAGCGACCAGTTCGAGGTGCCGTCATCGACAAAGGTCAGCTTGCCCTTGAGTTTGGGGTCCAGCAGGTCGGTGTATTGGGTAGGTTTTTTGACGTTCCTGGGGTTGTAGATAATGGTGTTCATGCCCCACAGCAACGGGATGCCCCATTGCTTGCCGTCCCAGTACCAGCGGCTGCCCTTGTAGAACAGCGCGAGGGTATTGTCGGCGGAATAGTTGGGGATCTTCGTGGTGTCGATGGCCTTGAGCAGACCCATTTCCTGATAGATCTTTTCGTAGCCCAGGGCGTACATGGTCAGGTCGAGTTGCACCGGATCGGAGCCTGCCAACCGTGCGGTGATGTCGTCCTGGTTGCTGGCATAGCTGGAGCGCACGGTGACGTTGCGCTGCTTGCGCCAGTCGGCGAGTTCGGCGTCGCCGGTTTCACCTTCCCAACCGAGGATTTCCAGGTGGCCGGTGGTGGCGGCAAATGCGCTGGGCACGAACGAGCCGAGGTACAAGCCTGCGGCAGAGGCGGCAGCGCCCAGCAGAAACGAGCGTCGTTTCAAGCTGAGGGAATTGAAGTCAATGCCGGTCAAACCATAACCCGTCTCTATTTCTTTTTTCATTTCGAGTTCCTGCCTGGGGTGGTGGGTGCGAACGTTGAGCGACTTGCAAGGCGTGGGCCCGGCGGTGTGGC
Proteins encoded:
- a CDS encoding ABC transporter substrate-binding protein, with the translated sequence MKKEIETGYGLTGIDFNSLSLKRRSFLLGAAASAAGLYLGSFVPSAFAATTGHLEILGWEGETGDAELADWRKQRNVTVRSSYASNQDDITARLAGSDPVQLDLTMYALGYEKIYQEMGLLKAIDTTKIPNYSADNTLALFYKGSRWYWDGKQWGIPLLWGMNTIIYNPRNVKKPTQYTDLLDPKLKGKLTFVDDGTSNWSLIATIAGYGDKYPNLTRAEFNDAFEKLKPYRDQCRVFAASSGDAVSLLVSGEVDAVFSASANTPSETIKRGVTTALSVPTEGAALWCDALFIPKTAKDIPLALEFINKTLEPDTQAKMATTMFSGVVNPKAVPLLPEDLRNTFDYANLDSFFEKSKLYGQPPLSSEKYVTYAEWIDQWANFKGSF